The following proteins are co-located in the Microcystis wesenbergii NRERC-220 genome:
- a CDS encoding GtrA family protein, which yields MYLIKKHRLVNLIKKHEFARFVLVGVLNTLFSYFLYGSLILIGLNYKYAVLLATILGVLFNFQTTGKLVFGSQNNKLIFRFVLVYVVTFLLNVEALRIVDAIDIGIEQKTKMLIAGAILVLPMAVISFILMKLFVFRERSQ from the coding sequence ATGTATCTGATCAAAAAGCATAGATTGGTTAACCTGATTAAAAAACATGAATTTGCCAGGTTTGTGTTAGTTGGCGTACTGAATACCTTATTCAGTTATTTTTTATATGGTAGTCTTATACTGATAGGACTAAATTATAAATATGCTGTCTTGCTGGCTACTATTCTGGGGGTTTTATTTAACTTTCAAACCACGGGAAAGTTAGTTTTTGGTAGCCAAAACAATAAATTAATCTTTCGTTTTGTCTTAGTTTATGTGGTGACTTTTCTCTTGAACGTTGAGGCCCTGAGAATTGTTGATGCTATTGATATTGGCATCGAGCAAAAAACTAAAATGTTAATCGCTGGTGCTATCTTGGTTCTTCCCATGGCTGTCATCTCTTTTATTTTAATGAAACTATTTGTTTTTAGAGAAAGATCACAATGA